One region of Flavobacteriales bacterium genomic DNA includes:
- a CDS encoding LytTR family DNA-binding domain-containing protein, producing MRTIVVDDDDLSRNVIEDLIAESSDIELIKSCADPVEAFKAIKEEHIDLVFLDIEMPKMDGMEMIRSLNPLPQVILVTSHTEYALESYEYNVTDFIQKPITLPRFLKAVEKAKARFEDNRADISTKDKTIFIKTDSKLVQINTEDILWIEALGNYMRIFTQDDKFTILSTMKDIVSKLPADQFTRVHRSFVIRVDKIKSIEDNYILIKDKQISIGKAYKDDLSKKLNLL from the coding sequence ATGAGAACTATTGTAGTTGACGACGACGATTTATCAAGAAATGTAATAGAAGATTTAATAGCAGAATCTTCTGATATTGAATTGATAAAATCGTGCGCAGACCCCGTAGAAGCTTTTAAAGCTATTAAAGAAGAACACATAGACTTGGTTTTCTTAGACATTGAAATGCCTAAAATGGATGGTATGGAAATGATTCGCTCATTAAATCCACTACCACAAGTTATCTTAGTCACATCACATACTGAATATGCTTTGGAATCTTACGAATATAATGTAACTGATTTCATCCAAAAACCAATCACTCTACCTCGTTTTTTGAAAGCTGTAGAAAAGGCTAAAGCTCGTTTTGAAGACAATAGAGCAGACATTAGCACTAAAGATAAAACCATCTTTATCAAAACAGATTCTAAGTTGGTACAAATCAATACGGAAGATATTCTTTGGATAGAGGCATTAGGAAATTATATGCGTATTTTTACTCAAGATGATAAATTCACTATTTTGAGCACAATGAAAGATATCGTATCAAAACTACCAGCTGACCAATTTACTAGAGTTCATCGTTCTTTTGTAATTAGAGTGGATAAGATAAAATCAATTGAAGACAATTATATTTTAATAAAAGATAAACAAATAAGCATTGGAAAAGCTTATAAAGATGATTTATCTAAAAAGCTTAACCTTTTATAA
- a CDS encoding ATP-binding protein, whose product MLLIVQVNFGQNKKRIAELEQKLKTELPQDRIAEITFELSKLYESSKEPNDINKAIEYAKTSIAISNNINYTTKKIKAIHQLGQLYRNIGNYKQALIHHNQGLNIAKEYANQKAIATAYINIGKVYAASKEEDLAKENFLNAIKIGDKIKNPLIKSIANSSLGDFNKQLKKDNISTQYYIEALDNILQTDNIYMQGIAYKNVGIMQRQTHQNEASVVSLKKSLQKFEIVNDKKELSEINFFLGEYYQEIKDYDNAIIYMKNSLGFAELSGHQTFIKKGYENLANVYERNNDFKNAYNYQKYYCAIKDTKLISELEAQLEIERKNGEIALINQQRRIELEAERTRTYILLFIAIIVLIFSITLYYNLRQKNKINKDLALATKAANKSKQEKEEFFTFTSHEIRTPLNAVVGMTQLLGKTNLNETQTKYLKTIKSSANNILFLVNDVLDLAKLEKGAIKLEKVNTSIREIVLDLIDSLSFKTHDKEVTLSYHIDESVPNHIKADPLRINQILLNLTDNALKFTEKGTVQVDVKLVETDQESATLRFTVKDTGIGISNEKIEKIFESYQQASIDTSRHYGGTGLGLAITKQLVELMGSKIEIESKVNHGTTFSFTIKFPKSETEIEELANDSASEQLSNVSILAVDDTDLNRSIFYDLVYSKENNVEVTLAEDGQKAIELSQRKKFDVIMMDLQMPVLNGFETTKKLREDHSNPNQNTPIIAMTAHVIEGVSTRCDEVGMNDYISKPINTAILFKKIKQYINVPTSTENKNNSSENTSLDQPVALKTSLVDLSSLSELVGGNPTKIIKYIDLFLKNIPHDFALLKEQFSTENWSECAKTAHKIKGNVSYMGIQPAKELLIEIEKLKKEVGEVDKNSDIVDELEELLNQSIEDLNLIKQNLIT is encoded by the coding sequence TTGCTACTCATTGTTCAGGTTAATTTTGGACAAAACAAAAAAAGAATTGCCGAACTTGAACAAAAGCTAAAAACGGAACTACCCCAAGATAGAATTGCTGAAATTACCTTTGAACTATCAAAGTTATACGAGTCTTCTAAAGAACCTAATGATATTAATAAAGCTATTGAATATGCAAAAACAAGTATAGCGATTAGCAATAACATTAATTATACAACAAAAAAAATAAAAGCCATTCACCAACTGGGGCAATTGTACCGAAACATAGGTAATTACAAGCAGGCCTTAATTCACCATAATCAGGGACTAAATATTGCTAAAGAATATGCCAACCAAAAAGCCATTGCTACAGCGTATATAAATATAGGAAAGGTCTATGCTGCATCTAAAGAAGAAGATTTAGCAAAAGAAAACTTTCTAAACGCCATAAAAATTGGAGACAAAATCAAAAATCCATTAATAAAATCTATAGCCAACTCTTCTCTAGGGGATTTTAACAAGCAATTAAAAAAGGATAACATTTCGACACAGTACTATATCGAAGCTTTAGATAATATTCTTCAAACAGACAACATCTATATGCAAGGAATAGCCTACAAAAACGTAGGTATTATGCAAAGGCAAACGCATCAAAATGAAGCAAGTGTTGTTTCCTTAAAAAAGTCTTTACAAAAATTCGAAATCGTAAATGACAAAAAAGAGCTTTCTGAAATTAACTTTTTTCTTGGAGAGTATTATCAAGAAATTAAAGACTATGATAATGCTATTATCTACATGAAAAACAGTTTAGGATTTGCCGAATTGAGTGGACATCAAACGTTTATCAAAAAAGGATATGAAAACCTAGCCAATGTATATGAAAGAAATAACGATTTTAAAAATGCCTATAACTACCAAAAATATTATTGTGCAATAAAAGACACCAAGTTAATTTCTGAACTTGAAGCACAATTAGAAATAGAAAGAAAAAACGGTGAAATTGCGCTAATAAACCAACAGAGAAGAATTGAGCTAGAAGCAGAAAGAACAAGAACTTACATTCTCTTATTTATTGCCATTATTGTACTCATATTCAGTATCACTTTATATTATAACCTGCGTCAAAAAAACAAAATTAACAAAGACCTTGCTCTTGCCACCAAAGCAGCCAACAAGTCTAAACAAGAAAAAGAGGAATTCTTTACATTTACAAGTCATGAAATCAGGACTCCATTAAATGCTGTGGTAGGCATGACTCAATTGCTAGGAAAAACCAACCTCAATGAAACACAAACTAAATACCTGAAAACGATTAAATCTAGCGCCAACAACATTTTATTTTTGGTCAACGATGTCTTAGATTTAGCAAAGCTTGAAAAAGGCGCTATTAAACTCGAAAAAGTAAACACTTCCATCAGAGAAATAGTATTAGACCTCATCGATTCTCTAAGCTTTAAGACTCATGACAAAGAGGTCACGTTATCATATCACATTGATGAAAGCGTTCCCAACCACATCAAAGCTGATCCTCTTAGAATAAATCAGATATTGCTCAACCTTACTGACAATGCCTTGAAGTTTACTGAAAAAGGGACTGTTCAAGTGGATGTTAAACTTGTAGAAACAGACCAAGAGAGTGCTACCTTGCGTTTTACAGTAAAAGACACTGGAATAGGAATTAGCAATGAGAAAATAGAAAAAATATTCGAAAGTTATCAGCAAGCGAGCATCGACACCTCCAGGCATTATGGTGGAACTGGTCTAGGTTTAGCCATTACCAAACAACTGGTAGAATTAATGGGTAGTAAAATTGAAATCGAGAGTAAGGTCAACCATGGAACGACATTTAGTTTTACCATCAAATTTCCAAAAAGCGAAACAGAAATAGAAGAATTGGCCAATGACAGTGCTTCAGAGCAACTTAGCAATGTTTCGATACTTGCTGTTGATGATACTGACTTAAATCGCTCTATTTTTTATGATTTGGTTTATTCGAAAGAAAACAATGTAGAAGTTACACTTGCTGAAGATGGACAAAAAGCAATTGAACTGTCTCAACGCAAGAAATTTGATGTCATTATGATGGATTTACAAATGCCTGTTCTGAATGGCTTTGAAACCACTAAAAAACTAAGAGAAGACCATAGCAATCCCAATCAAAACACCCCAATTATTGCGATGACAGCTCATGTCATCGAAGGCGTTTCAACAAGATGTGATGAAGTTGGAATGAATGATTATATTTCCAAGCCAATCAACACAGCAATCCTTTTCAAAAAAATCAAACAATACATCAACGTTCCAACTTCAACAGAAAATAAAAACAACAGTTCTGAAAATACTTCTCTTGATCAACCAGTTGCTTTAAAAACCTCTCTAGTAGATCTATCTAGTTTATCTGAATTAGTAGGAGGCAACCCAACTAAAATCATCAAATACATTGACCTTTTCCTAAAAAACATCCCTCATGATTTTGCATTATTGAAAGAACAATTCTCAACGGAAAACTGGAGTGAATGTGCAAAAACAGCACATAAAATAAAAGGGAATGTAAGCTATATGGGAATACAGCCTGCCAAGGAACTTTTGATAGAGATTGAAAAATTAAAAAAAGAAGTTGGAGAAGTTGATAAAAATAGTGATATTGTGGACGAATTAGAGGAACTTCTAAATCAATCGATTGAAGACTTGAATTTAATAAAACAAAATCTAATCACTTGA
- a CDS encoding apolipoprotein A1/A4/E family protein, translated as MDLIKTLAYAGLGLTAESNEKIKEKFDALVEAGKKADNEGKNIIGDFFKTIDSTKEDFEANVEKNKEKLFEQFPILKELEEKLNQTKDDVTSKFNSTKEDLTEKAKTVKEDITKKAKSAQDEITNKVKATTEDLTQKAKSAKEEIENTVNKVTKVKKEEK; from the coding sequence ATGGATTTAATTAAAACATTAGCATACGCAGGATTAGGATTAACAGCAGAATCAAACGAAAAAATCAAAGAAAAGTTTGATGCATTAGTAGAGGCAGGAAAAAAAGCTGACAATGAGGGGAAAAACATTATTGGAGATTTCTTTAAAACAATAGATTCAACTAAGGAAGATTTTGAAGCTAATGTTGAAAAAAATAAAGAAAAACTATTTGAACAATTTCCAATATTAAAAGAATTAGAAGAGAAATTGAATCAAACTAAAGATGATGTAACTTCTAAATTCAACTCAACAAAAGAAGATTTAACCGAAAAGGCTAAAACAGTAAAAGAAGACATTACTAAAAAGGCTAAATCTGCTCAAGATGAAATTACAAACAAGGTAAAAGCAACAACTGAAGACCTTACACAAAAAGCTAAATCAGCGAAAGAAGAAATTGAAAACACTGTCAATAAAGTGACTAAAGTAAAGAAAGAGGAGAAATAA
- a CDS encoding AAA family ATPase, whose amino-acid sequence MVDIGGKYFIITGAPSTGKSSVVNELVRRGYVCHDEIARQVIKENQGKNNNLLPWVDMLAFSDEVYNRMLALLDTIEDDSFCFLDRSMVDLIGYMEFAGKEAPSRYGEGAKVAGYSKQVFYMPFWEGIFANDEQRKESVEEAMNIDKALRKAYTNLGFKLVEVPKGTIEERVDFILEVLK is encoded by the coding sequence ATGGTAGATATTGGTGGAAAATACTTTATAATTACTGGAGCGCCGAGTACAGGTAAATCTTCAGTTGTCAATGAGCTGGTTCGAAGAGGGTATGTTTGCCATGATGAAATAGCTAGACAGGTTATCAAAGAAAATCAAGGTAAGAATAATAACTTGTTACCTTGGGTTGATATGTTGGCATTTAGTGATGAGGTTTACAATAGAATGTTAGCATTATTAGATACTATTGAAGACGATTCTTTTTGTTTCTTAGATCGAAGTATGGTTGATTTGATAGGCTATATGGAGTTTGCAGGAAAAGAAGCTCCAAGTAGGTATGGAGAAGGTGCTAAAGTAGCAGGGTATTCAAAACAAGTCTTTTATATGCCTTTCTGGGAGGGTATTTTTGCCAATGATGAGCAACGTAAGGAATCTGTTGAAGAAGCAATGAATATAGATAAAGCCTTAAGAAAAGCTTATACCAATCTTGGGTTTAAACTTGTAGAAGTTCCTAAAGGAACAATTGAAGAACGGGTTGATTTTATCTTGGAGGTTTTAAAATAA
- a CDS encoding UbiA family prenyltransferase, giving the protein MLALYNKKSEVLVSFQDILLKNQKYILFFVAALSLLAAGSVVGNETGWKDLLFLGGATVLGVFWVYKVNDVIDYDEDLKFNLKQFFSNPLYLLYSLCILGLIIFGAQLVSWFRFQVFAFVGILGFVYSFNFKWSNCSFRLKNVFFFKNLAIGLAWGALIPIGSGSFDSSIVVQLTILTIVQVFIGSMIRDVPDREKDEKQQVKSFPVVLGVKKTIWSMHWFNLLSFSVVFWGDYTADFFVMTTAVVIWRAVNLMMLSKQPFSKFWGQLFNLMTCVVILLVVMVDKLWV; this is encoded by the coding sequence ATGTTAGCTTTATACAATAAAAAAAGTGAGGTGTTGGTTTCTTTTCAGGATATTTTATTGAAAAATCAAAAGTATATTTTGTTTTTTGTAGCTGCTTTATCATTGTTAGCAGCTGGTAGTGTTGTGGGTAATGAAACTGGTTGGAAAGATTTGTTGTTTTTAGGGGGAGCTACTGTTTTAGGGGTCTTTTGGGTCTATAAGGTCAATGACGTTATTGACTATGATGAGGATTTAAAGTTTAATCTGAAACAGTTTTTTAGTAATCCACTCTATTTGCTGTATTCATTGTGTATTTTGGGACTAATAATTTTTGGAGCCCAATTAGTCAGTTGGTTTCGTTTTCAAGTGTTTGCTTTTGTAGGAATATTAGGTTTTGTATATTCATTTAACTTTAAATGGTCTAATTGTAGTTTTAGGTTAAAGAATGTTTTTTTCTTTAAAAATTTAGCAATAGGATTGGCTTGGGGAGCGTTGATACCTATAGGTAGTGGCTCTTTTGATTCTAGTATTGTTGTTCAGTTAACTATTTTGACCATCGTTCAGGTGTTTATTGGCAGTATGATAAGAGATGTTCCAGATAGAGAGAAAGATGAGAAGCAACAGGTCAAAAGTTTTCCAGTAGTATTAGGAGTGAAGAAAACCATTTGGTCAATGCATTGGTTTAATTTATTATCTTTTTCTGTTGTATTTTGGGGAGATTACACTGCTGATTTTTTTGTTATGACTACAGCTGTTGTAATTTGGCGAGCTGTAAATTTAATGATGCTAAGTAAACAGCCTTTCTCAAAATTTTGGGGACAGTTATTCAATTTGATGACTTGTGTGGTGATTCTTTTAGTCGTTATGGTAGATAAACTATGGGTATGA
- a CDS encoding MMPL family transporter has product MLNKIASFLFQHRTPFFWGVLLTLALMISFIKIPKIDGQLTGFDLENSSYYQAGKKMGEIFNINDFIEVKVVVKDTSTQTIFHSLSQIEEELTTAFKGLKVNSLHQAKRLFKTDLKNDSSIFNTIKKSTHIPIVDQLISRDQQSFLMLVLLDSSHNFELEQFNKIIQQKQPGIERLVPVSHFHIESEIEKTLTADVILLSGLILTLFSLLIYYIYRDFLALLYVLIIILISLIPAIFFFTLLDIPINLISALIIPVVLILSLADSIHLLTGYYQSNLTNSELKIKQSITTYILPSFFTSLTTTFAFFSFVFNDSESIKEFGLIIAFSIGCSFIFTYAISPTLLLKITPQPLPQKQLISSILISLKKHRKPISYVLILIGLIAAPLFTQLNFKTDFTAFIPKNSEALKNRNELLNDFDSQLSLSILLEKKNKTASLKTTETSIISLVEDLKSIEYIANIKSIKDQTDFKKKFGALSSFIKFPNKNNPYRNADRTAYMIDLRYKDMDKIEQSTLEIEQILKKYHHNFEHTLFSKALLVDEINKNISTSLFRSLGFSFLLIFLSILLLTKDLKTTLISLLVNLIPLSFISLIFYLGNLDLDILTAITSVICLGVIVDDTIHIIYQKTILKQSKNELGFGILSTSLVLIVGFLCFSISRFIPSQIFGIVSALIFFFTVLADLTLLPYLIDKFIKKSSDES; this is encoded by the coding sequence ATGTTAAATAAAATCGCTTCTTTTTTATTCCAACATCGAACTCCATTCTTCTGGGGGGTACTGCTGACTTTGGCTTTAATGATTTCATTTATCAAAATCCCTAAAATAGACGGACAACTTACAGGGTTTGATTTAGAAAACAGCTCTTACTATCAAGCAGGAAAAAAAATGGGCGAAATTTTTAACATCAATGATTTTATTGAAGTAAAAGTTGTGGTAAAAGACACCTCTACCCAAACGATTTTCCATTCCTTATCTCAAATAGAAGAAGAACTTACAACTGCTTTTAAAGGACTAAAAGTAAATTCACTACATCAAGCTAAGCGCTTATTTAAAACAGACCTTAAAAATGACTCTTCTATTTTTAATACTATAAAAAAATCCACTCACATCCCCATTGTAGACCAATTAATCAGCAGAGATCAACAATCTTTTTTAATGCTTGTATTACTTGACTCTAGTCACAATTTCGAACTGGAACAATTCAATAAAATAATACAACAAAAACAACCAGGAATCGAACGCCTTGTACCTGTTAGCCACTTTCACATAGAATCGGAAATTGAAAAAACACTAACTGCCGATGTCATTCTTTTATCGGGATTAATTCTTACTTTATTCTCCCTATTAATTTATTACATCTACAGAGACTTTTTGGCTTTGTTGTATGTTTTGATCATTATCTTAATTTCACTCATCCCAGCCATTTTCTTTTTTACACTTTTAGACATCCCAATTAACTTAATTTCAGCACTCATTATTCCTGTAGTTTTAATTTTATCACTAGCAGATTCAATTCATCTGCTCACAGGCTATTACCAATCCAATCTAACAAACTCAGAACTAAAAATCAAACAAAGTATTACCACTTATATCCTCCCTTCTTTTTTTACTTCTTTAACAACGACTTTCGCCTTTTTCTCTTTTGTGTTTAACGACTCTGAAAGTATTAAAGAATTTGGTTTAATCATCGCCTTTTCAATTGGCTGTTCCTTCATCTTTACTTATGCCATCTCCCCAACTTTATTACTAAAAATAACTCCCCAACCTTTACCTCAAAAGCAACTGATTAGCTCCATACTTATTTCACTTAAAAAACACAGAAAACCTATCTCCTATGTCTTAATCCTTATTGGTTTGATAGCAGCTCCATTGTTTACTCAACTTAATTTTAAAACAGACTTTACAGCATTTATTCCCAAAAACTCTGAAGCCCTTAAAAACAGAAATGAACTCTTGAACGACTTTGACTCTCAACTTTCATTATCTATTTTATTGGAGAAAAAAAATAAAACCGCATCGTTAAAAACAACTGAAACCTCCATTATCTCTCTTGTTGAAGATTTAAAGTCCATTGAATATATCGCCAACATTAAATCCATTAAGGATCAAACAGATTTTAAAAAGAAGTTTGGAGCCCTGAGCAGCTTTATTAAATTCCCCAATAAAAACAACCCTTATAGAAATGCCGACAGGACTGCCTACATGATTGACCTTCGATATAAAGACATGGACAAAATCGAACAATCAACACTAGAAATTGAACAAATTTTGAAAAAATACCATCATAACTTTGAGCATACATTATTTAGCAAAGCTCTTCTTGTGGATGAAATCAATAAAAATATCTCAACGTCACTTTTTAGATCATTGGGTTTTTCTTTTCTATTAATTTTCTTATCCATACTATTGCTGACCAAAGACCTAAAAACAACACTGATTAGCTTGTTAGTAAACCTAATTCCTCTTTCATTTATTTCATTAATTTTTTATTTAGGGAATTTAGATTTAGATATTTTAACTGCGATTACATCGGTTATTTGTTTAGGAGTAATTGTCGATGACACCATCCACATCATTTATCAAAAAACTATTTTAAAGCAAAGCAAAAACGAGTTAGGCTTTGGAATCTTATCCACTTCTTTAGTCTTAATCGTTGGCTTTTTATGTTTTAGTATTAGTCGATTTATCCCCTCTCAAATCTTTGGAATTGTTTCGGCGTTAATCTTCTTTTTTACAGTACTAGCCGATTTAACTTTACTTCCTTACTTGATCGATAAATTCATTAAAAAATCTAGTGACGAATCATAG
- a CDS encoding prohibitin family protein, whose product MNQNRPPEIDTDKIKKVVIPIILLIITIVFVIKSSITIKAGEAGVLFQTFGGGVKTDKTYDEGFHIIAPWNKMVVYPTRQQEVLETMGVLSSNGLDITVEVSTWFQLEQASIPSLHKEKGRGYLENIVKPAIRSATRSVIGRYTPEEIYSSKRDVIQSEIFEETQNILTKQYVQTNEVLVRDITLPPTIKGAIENKLKQEQESLEYEFKLQKEQKEAQRIKIAAEGKAEANRILNASLTTNILREKGIEATLELSKSPNSKVVVIGNQDGMPLILGNE is encoded by the coding sequence ATGAATCAAAACAGACCACCAGAAATAGACACCGACAAAATCAAAAAAGTTGTCATTCCCATTATTTTATTAATCATCACTATCGTTTTTGTGATTAAAAGCTCTATCACTATAAAAGCTGGTGAAGCAGGAGTATTATTCCAAACTTTTGGAGGAGGGGTTAAAACCGACAAAACTTATGATGAGGGATTTCATATTATAGCACCATGGAACAAAATGGTTGTTTACCCGACAAGACAGCAAGAAGTATTAGAAACAATGGGAGTTTTATCTTCTAACGGACTAGATATTACCGTTGAGGTTTCTACATGGTTCCAATTAGAACAGGCTTCAATACCATCATTACACAAAGAAAAAGGTAGAGGTTATTTAGAGAACATTGTTAAACCAGCAATCCGTTCTGCAACCAGAAGCGTAATTGGACGTTATACTCCTGAAGAAATATACTCTTCAAAAAGAGATGTTATTCAATCTGAAATCTTTGAAGAAACTCAAAACATTTTGACTAAACAATATGTTCAAACCAATGAAGTTTTAGTAAGAGATATTACTTTACCTCCTACGATTAAAGGGGCTATTGAAAATAAATTGAAACAAGAACAAGAATCTTTAGAATACGAGTTTAAACTCCAAAAAGAACAAAAAGAGGCGCAAAGAATTAAAATTGCAGCAGAAGGAAAAGCAGAAGCGAACAGAATTCTTAATGCTTCACTTACCACTAACATCCTTAGAGAGAAAGGAATAGAAGCTACACTCGAGCTTTCTAAATCACCAAACAGTAAAGTTGTTGTGATTGGAAATCAAGATGGAATGCCATTAATTTTAGGTAATGAATAA
- a CDS encoding OmpA family protein yields MKFIAYSIISIVLMTSYWAQDSTDNYTDPKFILDYDYYKSRYVETDLMYKIVDNWGNGFDSLYGTRNMRPILHGVAYRGGANNYYHKTAKRKNSNPLPNDGVNNLCKEGFSHSVYLYRKNWETAPVVDTCKCVNDSRNILQYDQFDYFDDQHIHDMLEIVYNSAKDSSIGPVYLHCWNGWHASGFISAVILKQFCGMSDLDAVAYWDLGTDGANTSPRYNKIRDRIKNFKPYSKFMLYDSLKNNICPPMPKVIDKSQLHISIEHLVIVPEAIPINTVLILDKVKFLPNKTTLSNPDGNKDLQNILKALQKSPDLKLEIGGHTDRSGNEATNKVLSKNRAKYVYDYLVRKGVSPASLVYKGYGSAKPAYTNRTKDGRAANRRIEVKVLDKKVESSDKLVDEEPVEKVDPYENKLKTSLKDLFDKKIGESLLLNYVVFEPNMYTINDTNAVQVDSLAEILKYNKTIKIEVTGYTDKSGIPEKNITLSINRAKAVYERLVEKGIDPERLFYSGCGDENPVAPNTYRWGRDLNRRIEIVLLEK; encoded by the coding sequence ATGAAGTTTATAGCATATAGCATAATAAGTATTGTTTTGATGACCAGTTATTGGGCACAAGATTCAACGGATAATTATACAGATCCTAAGTTTATCTTAGATTACGATTATTATAAAAGTAGATATGTTGAGACCGATCTAATGTATAAAATTGTAGATAACTGGGGGAATGGTTTTGATAGTTTATATGGTACAAGGAACATGCGCCCAATACTTCATGGTGTAGCCTATAGAGGAGGAGCGAATAATTATTATCATAAAACAGCAAAACGAAAAAATAGTAACCCTTTGCCTAATGATGGTGTCAATAACTTATGTAAAGAAGGGTTTTCTCATTCCGTTTATTTATATCGTAAAAACTGGGAAACAGCCCCAGTTGTAGATACTTGTAAATGTGTTAACGATAGTCGTAATATTCTTCAGTATGACCAGTTTGATTACTTTGATGATCAACACATTCATGATATGCTAGAAATTGTATACAATAGTGCGAAAGATAGTTCTATAGGCCCCGTTTATCTGCATTGTTGGAACGGTTGGCATGCTTCAGGATTTATCTCTGCTGTTATTTTAAAGCAGTTTTGTGGAATGAGTGACTTGGATGCTGTTGCCTATTGGGATTTAGGAACAGATGGAGCAAATACAAGTCCTCGATACAATAAAATTCGTGACCGAATCAAAAATTTTAAACCTTACTCGAAGTTTATGTTGTATGATTCGTTGAAAAATAACATCTGCCCTCCAATGCCAAAAGTTATAGATAAAAGTCAATTACATATTAGTATAGAACATTTGGTGATTGTTCCAGAAGCAATACCTATTAATACGGTATTGATTTTAGATAAAGTGAAGTTCTTACCCAATAAGACAACCTTGTCGAATCCCGATGGAAATAAAGATTTACAAAACATATTAAAAGCACTACAAAAAAGCCCCGATTTAAAACTAGAAATTGGGGGGCATACCGATCGTTCTGGAAATGAAGCTACCAATAAGGTATTATCAAAGAATAGAGCAAAGTATGTTTATGATTATTTAGTTCGAAAAGGTGTGAGTCCTGCTAGTTTAGTTTATAAAGGATATGGTTCTGCTAAGCCGGCATATACCAATAGAACAAAAGATGGAAGAGCCGCAAATAGAAGGATTGAAGTAAAAGTTTTAGATAAAAAAGTTGAATCTTCTGATAAATTAGTTGATGAAGAACCAGTAGAAAAAGTAGACCCTTATGAAAATAAGTTGAAAACAAGTTTGAAAGATTTGTTTGATAAGAAAATAGGAGAGTCTTTGCTGTTGAATTATGTCGTGTTTGAACCTAATATGTATACAATCAATGATACCAATGCAGTGCAGGTGGATTCTCTAGCGGAAATATTAAAGTACAATAAAACAATTAAGATCGAAGTTACAGGGTATACCGATAAGTCGGGGATCCCAGAAAAAAATATTACACTTTCTATCAATAGGGCTAAGGCTGTGTACGAACGTTTAGTAGAAAAAGGCATTGATCCAGAGCGTTTGTTTTATTCTGGTTGTGGTGATGAAAATCCAGTGGCTCCCAATACTTATCGTTGGGGAAGAGACCTGAATCGAAGAATTGAAATTGTGCTGCTAGAAAAGTAG